The proteins below come from a single Leptotrichia sp. oral taxon 223 genomic window:
- a CDS encoding phospho-sugar mutase codes for MEYMKKYEYWLNSEAVDEKDKEELRSLAGNDKEIEDRFFKDLSFGTGGIRGVRGIGTNRINKYVIRKATQGLANYMLGFDEKLAKEKGIIIAHDCRIGSREYALNTARVMAANGIKAYIYEDLRSTPELSFGVRYKGTMAGIVVTASHNPVEYNGYKVYWDDGAQVVDPHAPAIVAEVNKIQTLEEIKVISEAEGREKGLIIQLDGKIDDDYLDAIKTQTLKTNVPGKENFKIVYTPLHGTGGRPMKRILSDFGYSYEVVKEQIEPDGNFPTVTYANPEEKAAFKLGVKLADEIGAKLVMANDPDADRIGIAVKDDKNEWYYPNGNQVGLLLLQYLLNNKKDIPANAKVITTVVSTPMIDVVAPSKNVGVMKTLTGFKYIGEKIRQFENKELDGTYLFGFEESYGYLIGTHARDKDALVTSMVIAEMATYYDSIGSSIYEELQKLYKEFGYYLEGIKSVTLKGKDGIEQMAALMSNLRENIKDELLGKKIKIKRDFFSHKEYNLETGAETEIKLPKENVLQFVLEDDTYITARPSGTEPKIKFYFSVNADSNENVKAKLDKTMEEFSKFLGL; via the coding sequence ATGGAATATATGAAAAAATATGAATACTGGTTAAATTCAGAAGCTGTTGATGAAAAAGACAAGGAAGAATTAAGAAGTCTGGCTGGAAATGATAAGGAAATTGAAGACAGATTCTTTAAGGACTTGAGCTTTGGAACTGGTGGAATTAGAGGCGTTCGTGGAATTGGAACTAACAGAATTAATAAATACGTAATTAGAAAAGCGACTCAAGGGCTTGCAAATTATATGTTAGGTTTTGATGAAAAATTGGCAAAGGAAAAAGGTATTATTATTGCCCACGACTGCAGAATCGGTTCAAGAGAATACGCCCTGAATACAGCGAGAGTTATGGCTGCTAATGGAATTAAGGCCTACATTTATGAAGATTTGCGTTCCACTCCTGAATTATCGTTTGGAGTAAGATATAAAGGGACTATGGCTGGAATCGTCGTAACTGCTTCTCATAACCCTGTGGAATACAATGGATACAAGGTTTACTGGGATGACGGAGCTCAAGTTGTAGATCCTCATGCACCTGCGATTGTTGCTGAAGTTAATAAAATTCAAACTCTTGAAGAAATTAAAGTAATTTCTGAAGCAGAAGGAAGAGAAAAAGGATTAATTATTCAACTGGATGGAAAAATTGATGATGATTATTTAGATGCAATTAAAACACAAACTTTAAAAACAAATGTTCCAGGAAAAGAAAATTTCAAAATAGTTTATACTCCGCTTCACGGAACTGGTGGACGTCCAATGAAACGAATCTTATCTGATTTTGGATACAGCTATGAAGTTGTAAAGGAACAAATTGAGCCAGATGGAAACTTTCCAACTGTAACTTATGCAAATCCTGAAGAAAAAGCGGCATTTAAACTTGGCGTAAAATTAGCTGATGAAATTGGTGCAAAATTAGTTATGGCAAACGATCCTGATGCGGATAGAATCGGTATTGCTGTAAAAGATGACAAAAATGAATGGTATTATCCAAATGGAAACCAAGTTGGATTATTATTGCTGCAATATTTATTAAACAACAAGAAAGATATTCCTGCAAATGCAAAAGTTATAACAACAGTTGTTTCTACACCGATGATCGATGTAGTTGCACCTTCAAAAAATGTTGGAGTTATGAAAACGTTGACAGGATTCAAGTATATCGGAGAAAAAATTAGACAATTTGAAAATAAGGAATTGGATGGAACATATTTATTTGGATTTGAGGAAAGTTACGGATATTTGATTGGAACACACGCAAGAGATAAGGATGCGCTGGTAACTTCAATGGTAATCGCTGAAATGGCCACTTACTATGATTCAATAGGAAGTTCAATTTATGAAGAATTGCAAAAATTATATAAAGAATTTGGATATTACCTGGAAGGAATAAAATCTGTAACTCTTAAAGGTAAAGATGGAATCGAACAAATGGCAGCGCTTATGTCTAACTTGAGAGAAAATATAAAAGACGAACTGCTTGGTAAAAAAATAAAAATTAAACGTGATTTTTTCTCACATAAAGAATACAATCTGGAAACAGGAGCTGAAACTGAAATAAAATTACCAAAGGAAAACGTTTTACAATTTGTTCTTGAAGACGACACTTACATTACAGCCCGTCCATCTGGAACAGAGCCAAAAATCAAATTCTACTTTAGCGTAAATGCAGATTCAAACGAAAATGTAAAAGCAAAACTTGATAAAACAATGGAAGAATTTTCAAAATTTTTAGGATTATAA